In Deltaproteobacteria bacterium, the following proteins share a genomic window:
- a CDS encoding three-Cys-motif partner protein TcmP, which yields MPVPPKYHNREQTYLKHRVLNEYLLAWGHKLGSRSRFGRVRLWYVDCFAGPWQQEGDELDDTSVCIGLQALEAASATWNGKGHKVDVSAIFVEKKPASFKLLEAFLKQRSGAVVTHAFPGEFGTYVDKINTMIGTDAAFLFVDPTGWTGAAMKYIAPLARVEKRDVLINVMFNHINRFKNDERSFLVRQMREFFGLTDDEAPSSAGEDALMSQYRSRLKTTCSLEYAADLAIPHPTHNRTWFRLVLGCHHTEPLQLFRNVERKVVGEEASSIRDEAQHRGDQQLDMFGTAPALDNRYEGLHQDSLDRVKDQVITMVKTKGKIVYRLLWPQMLESNHLSLTDLNKLVFQMHEANELVIEGLRPRERTPKDDYVISAVAPGSLLKP from the coding sequence ATGCCGGTACCGCCGAAGTACCACAACCGGGAACAGACCTACCTGAAGCACCGGGTACTAAACGAGTACCTCCTCGCGTGGGGTCACAAGCTCGGCTCCCGAAGCAGGTTCGGCCGTGTCCGCCTCTGGTACGTCGACTGTTTCGCGGGCCCCTGGCAGCAGGAGGGTGACGAGCTGGACGACACGTCCGTCTGCATCGGCCTCCAGGCGCTGGAGGCGGCCTCCGCGACCTGGAATGGGAAGGGCCACAAGGTCGACGTCAGTGCGATCTTCGTGGAGAAGAAGCCCGCCTCGTTCAAGTTGCTCGAAGCGTTCTTGAAGCAGCGCTCGGGCGCAGTGGTGACGCACGCGTTTCCGGGGGAGTTCGGGACGTACGTCGACAAGATCAACACCATGATCGGCACGGACGCCGCATTCTTGTTCGTGGACCCCACCGGCTGGACTGGCGCGGCGATGAAGTACATCGCCCCGTTGGCCAGGGTGGAGAAGCGGGACGTCTTGATCAACGTGATGTTCAACCACATCAACCGCTTCAAGAACGACGAGCGGTCATTTCTCGTGCGGCAGATGCGCGAGTTCTTCGGCCTCACCGACGACGAGGCGCCCTCCTCGGCGGGGGAGGACGCGTTGATGAGCCAGTACCGGTCTCGGCTCAAGACGACGTGCTCGCTGGAGTACGCGGCCGACCTGGCGATCCCGCACCCCACGCACAACCGCACGTGGTTCCGACTGGTCCTCGGGTGCCATCACACGGAGCCGCTCCAGCTCTTCCGGAACGTGGAGCGCAAAGTGGTTGGGGAGGAGGCCAGCTCAATCCGAGACGAGGCACAGCATCGGGGAGATCAGCAGCTAGACATGTTCGGCACCGCGCCCGCCCTCGACAATCGGTATGAAGGACTGCACCAGGACAGCCTCGACCGCGTGAAGGACCAGGTCATCACGATGGTGAAAACCAAGGGCAAGATCGTGTACCGGTTGTTGTGGCCACAGATGCTGGAGTCAAACCACCTGTCGCTGACCGACCTGAATAAGTTGGTCTTCCAGATGCACGAGGCCAACGAGCTGGTGATCGAGGGGCTGCGGCCACGGGAGCGGACGCCGAAGGACGACTACGTCATCTCGGCGGTTGCACCGGGCTCACTGCTGAAGCCCTGA
- a CDS encoding phage Gp37/Gp68 family protein, with protein MSDHSNIEWTDATWNPVRGCRKVSPGCKHCYAETFAERFRGVSGHPFEHGFDLRLVPEALELPLKWKRARLIFVNSMSDLFLEDVPVDYIKKVFSVMHRASHHQFQVLTKRADRLAELAPQLTFTPNIWMGVSVENAKYTWRIDELRRVPSQVRFLSIEPLLGPLENLNLKHMHWVIVGGESGHHARPMDPEWVRSIRQQCRRARVPFFFKQWGGVQKSRAGRLLDGRTWDEMPKLMAAS; from the coding sequence ATGAGCGATCACAGCAACATCGAATGGACGGACGCCACCTGGAACCCGGTGCGGGGTTGCCGGAAGGTCTCGCCGGGCTGCAAGCACTGCTACGCGGAGACGTTCGCGGAGCGTTTCAGGGGAGTGTCCGGGCATCCGTTCGAGCACGGCTTCGACCTCCGGCTCGTGCCCGAGGCGCTGGAGCTGCCGCTGAAGTGGAAGAGGGCCAGGCTCATCTTCGTGAACAGCATGTCCGACCTCTTCCTGGAGGACGTGCCGGTCGACTACATCAAGAAGGTCTTCTCGGTTATGCACCGAGCGTCCCACCACCAGTTCCAGGTCCTGACCAAGAGGGCGGACAGGTTGGCGGAGCTGGCGCCCCAGCTCACCTTCACGCCGAACATCTGGATGGGGGTCAGCGTCGAGAATGCGAAGTACACCTGGCGAATCGACGAGCTGCGGCGGGTGCCGTCCCAGGTCCGGTTCTTGAGCATCGAGCCGCTGCTCGGGCCGCTGGAGAACCTAAACCTCAAGCACATGCACTGGGTGATCGTCGGCGGCGAGAGCGGCCACCACGCCCGGCCGATGGACCCAGAATGGGTCCGCTCAATTCGACAGCAGTGCCGACGCGCGCGCGTGCCCTTCTTCTTCAAGCAGTGGGGGGGCGTCCAGAAAAGCCGTGCCGGGAGGCTTCTCGACGGCCGTACGTGGGATGAGATGCCCAAGCTGATGGCGGCCAGCTGA
- a CDS encoding AIPR family protein, which produces MAKFIVESPYVRRLPDPVFGPNAQRTIFMVPVHAVPTGIPRDPNPRAPDINKSVWKDIRRHLLNEEGEPNTFHLKNKGITILASEVEKLSEEKYALHFEPGDGIVDGGHTYELLTDAADDIARLGASDVPLKQFVKIEVLTGLPANLVTEIAGGLNTAIQVQSYSLENLRGSFDWLRAALDTKSYGKHVAFRENDDGLIDVRDVLVLLDLFNIAEFPNASSEYPLRAYGSKQNVLESYVAHPEHYKALEPLLHDILSLHDLIGSEARSKHNETGGKAGSLAFVEDKKKGTFDFPFLGRKSEYRLSRAALLPMLGAFRWMVKSNPTSGKLEWDGGYSMVLKVWEAAGGELMRATQVTSAENNRLVHAIGRARNHWQSLHNIVAKHHLMMTRR; this is translated from the coding sequence ATGGCGAAGTTCATCGTGGAGTCCCCGTACGTCCGCAGGTTGCCAGACCCTGTCTTCGGGCCCAACGCGCAGCGGACGATCTTCATGGTGCCGGTGCATGCGGTACCCACCGGCATCCCGCGCGACCCCAACCCCCGCGCCCCGGACATCAACAAGTCGGTGTGGAAGGACATCAGGCGCCACCTCCTCAACGAGGAGGGCGAGCCCAACACCTTCCACCTCAAGAACAAGGGCATCACCATCTTGGCGTCCGAGGTGGAGAAGCTCTCGGAGGAGAAGTACGCGCTGCACTTCGAGCCTGGCGACGGAATCGTGGACGGCGGGCACACGTACGAACTCCTCACTGACGCCGCGGATGACATCGCGCGCCTCGGCGCGTCGGACGTGCCCCTGAAGCAGTTCGTGAAAATCGAAGTGCTGACCGGCTTGCCCGCGAACCTGGTCACGGAGATTGCGGGAGGCTTGAACACCGCCATCCAGGTGCAGTCCTACTCGCTCGAAAACCTGCGTGGCAGCTTCGACTGGCTCAGGGCTGCCCTCGACACCAAGTCGTACGGAAAGCACGTCGCGTTCAGAGAGAACGACGACGGCCTGATCGACGTCCGCGATGTCCTGGTCCTGCTCGACCTCTTCAACATTGCCGAGTTCCCCAACGCCAGCTCCGAGTACCCCCTTCGCGCGTACGGCTCCAAGCAGAACGTGCTCGAAAGCTACGTGGCGCACCCCGAGCACTACAAGGCGCTGGAGCCGCTGCTCCACGACATCCTTTCGCTCCACGATCTGATCGGCAGCGAGGCGCGTAGCAAGCACAACGAGACGGGCGGCAAGGCCGGAAGCTTGGCCTTCGTCGAGGACAAGAAGAAGGGCACCTTCGACTTCCCGTTCTTGGGTAGGAAGAGTGAGTACCGCCTGAGCCGGGCAGCCCTCTTGCCGATGCTCGGCGCATTCAGGTGGATGGTGAAGTCGAATCCCACCTCGGGGAAGCTCGAGTGGGACGGCGGCTACTCGATGGTGCTCAAGGTCTGGGAGGCGGCGGGCGGCGAGTTGATGCGCGCCACGCAGGTGACCAGCGCAGAGAACAACCGGCTGGTTCATGCCATCGGCCGCGCCAGGAACCACTGGCAATCGCTCCACAACATCGTCGCGAAGCACCACCTCATGATGACCAGGCGGTAG
- a CDS encoding ATP-binding protein, producing the protein MFNQINNVDALPKAGGNYESIALDFKTKYKRNGPPPGNFDQFEMAKDVAMFANANGGVILVGARESPVSGVLDGYEPLTPEDAKHHADAFNDAIADRCHPKPLVDLAVLDAPSGVNRVVAVNVWPFPGQVVGVGVAAAALTAMATGPSSSLFALGATARSSDRTNFPCSCSPMFGALRSFSTRFSAAGGTRRSRCGSVPLPKDSIWSALMP; encoded by the coding sequence ATGTTCAACCAGATCAACAACGTTGATGCGCTCCCGAAGGCGGGCGGCAACTACGAGAGCATCGCTCTCGACTTCAAGACCAAGTACAAAAGGAACGGCCCTCCACCCGGAAACTTCGACCAGTTCGAGATGGCGAAGGACGTCGCGATGTTCGCGAACGCGAACGGAGGGGTGATCCTCGTTGGTGCGAGAGAGAGCCCGGTATCAGGCGTACTGGACGGGTACGAACCGTTGACACCAGAGGATGCCAAACACCACGCCGATGCCTTCAACGACGCGATCGCGGATAGGTGCCACCCGAAGCCGCTCGTCGACCTGGCTGTCTTGGACGCACCGAGCGGCGTCAACCGCGTCGTCGCCGTGAACGTGTGGCCCTTCCCGGGACAGGTCGTTGGTGTTGGCGTCGCGGCAGCCGCGCTGACGGCTATGGCGACCGGGCCTTCGTCTTCCCTCTTCGCGTTGGGCGCAACTGCACGTTCATCAGACCGGACCAACTTCCCATGCTCATGCTCCCCGATGTTCGGCGCACTGCGATCCTTCTCGACCAGGTTCTCGGCAGCGGGCGGAACAAGAAGATCCAGGTGTGGCTCGGTGCCACTCCCGAAGGACTCGATCTGGAGCGCGTTGATGCCATGA